The DNA sequence AGAAACTGGCATGAGGTTGGGCAAATGACAGCCAAGTCGATGAACTGGATGACCACAGCGCTTTGGGTCGGGGTGATTGCCTCGGCCCTTGCGGTTGTGCGTGCCAGTCACGATTGTCGAGCGCTGTTTGCCGAATTGGGTCAGCTCGAGAAACGCTCCGACCAGCTTCAGGTTGAGTGGGGGCAGCTGTTGCTGGAGCAGGCGACCCTGGCCTCGTTTGGTAGTGTTGAGCAGGCGGCACGCGATTCACTGAATATGCGCGCCCCGGCATCTGACGATATTGTGGTGGTGCGCCAATGAGTCGCTCAGCGCAGTCCCGCACCGAAACACCAAAACTGACCATTGCCAGATGGCGCTTCGCACTCGTGGTATTGGCTCTATTGGTTATGCCGATCATGTTGATCTGGCATATCGCCGGATTGCAGGTGCTGCCGGATAACGATCGCGGCTTTGAATTTCTGCAAAGCCAGGGCGATGCCCGCACGGTGCGTACCGAAGAAATCGTTGCTAATCGCGGCCTGATTACCGATCGAAATGGTAGCCCGTTAGCGGTTAGCACACCTGTGGCCACCCTGTGGGCAAACCCCCAGGTGCTGACTCGCGAGCCTGCGGACCTCGCTCGGCTGGCAGATAAACTGGGGCTGTCATTGGCTGAGTTGCAACGTCGCCTGGACCGCTACCAGAGCAAAGAGTTTATGTATCTGAGTCGTCAGGTCAGCCCTGCAGAAGCAGATGATGTGTTGGCTCTGAAACTTGATGGAGTGCACGTTCGTCGCGAATACAAACGCTACTACCCGGCCGGGGAAGTGGTTGCGCAAATTGTTGGCGTTACCAATCTCGACGATATGGGCCAGGAAGGTATTGAGCTGGCTTTTGACAGTCACCTTGCGGGTAACCCGGGGGCCAAACGAGTGCTCAAGGATCGCAAAGGTCACGTGATCAAGGAGCTGGGACTGGTTCGCCGCGAGGAGCCTGGTCAGGATGTTGCCCTGAGTATAGATCTGCGTCTGCAGTATATCGCCTACCGTGAATTAAAAGCAGCGGTTAACCGCTTTGGCGCAAAGGCAGGCTCCGTGGTGATCCTGGATGTAGGCAGTGGTGAAGTGCTGGCGATGGCCAACCAGCCTTCCTTTAACCCCAATGCCCGAGAAGATCGCAATCCGTCCGCGATGCGCAATCGCGCGGTAACCGACCGGGTTGAGCCGGGTTCAACCATGAAGCCCCTGACTATGGTGGCGGCGCTGGAGAGTGGCAAGTTCAAACCATCTACCCAAATTGATACTGGCATGGGCTATGTGCGTGTTGGATATAAGGACATCAAGGACCCGCGGGGTTACGGTGTACTTGATCTGGCAGGTGTGTTGGCCAAGTCCAGCCAGGTGGGTACTTCGAAAATTGCCCTTGAGCTGGACCCGTTCCATGTTCGCGATGTGTTTGCCCGCACGGGTCTGGGGCAGGCTACTGGCCTCGAGTTTCCTGGTGAGGTGGATGGTTACCTCCCGGCGCCAATGCGCTGGGACGATGTTACCCGCACCACATTGGCATTTGGTTACGGTCTCAATGCGTCGCCCCTGCAAATCGCCAAATCCTATTTGGTGTTGGCGGCCGATGGCTTCTCCAAGCCGGTTACGTTGCTCAAGACAGGCAAACAAGTTACCGGTGAACAGGTCATCGAGCCGGAAATAGCACACCAGATACTTGAGATGATGCAACAGGTGGTTGAGCCAGGTGGAACCGGAACCAAAGCGGCTTTACCTGCTTACCAAGTTGCCGGGAAAACAGGTACTTCCCGCAAAGTGGCTCAAACCGGTGGGTACGATGATACCCGCCACGTAGCTCTGTTTGCCGGAGCGGTTCCTGCCGACAACCCAAGGTTGGTATGTGTGGTCATGATTGATGAACCCACTGTGGGTGAAAAGCATGGCGGTGGTAAAGAGGCCGCACCAGTATTTGCCAGCGTGATGGATGAGGCATTGCGGTTGCTTCAGGTGCCACCAAATGTACCCAGTGATGAACGGGTGGTTGCTCTCAAGAAAGTACCGCGGCAGGGAGGGTCAACATGATGGCCCTGCAACATACAGACAAGAACAAACACGCGACGCTGACTGAATTACTGGTTGGCGTCGAACTGCTTTCTGGCCAGGAAAGTCTGCAGGTTACTTCGCTGACCGCCGATAGTCGCCAAGTTGTGCCGGGATCGCTATTTCTGGCGTGCCCCGGTCTGACCGTCGACGGTCGCCAGTTTATGAAGGCTGCCGCTGGGCAAGGTGCGGTAGCAATTGCGGCTGAAGCTGAGGGGCTCGATGCATTTGAGGCTCCGGCCGGCGTTGCAGTGATTCCGGTTCAGGGGCTTTCTACCAGGCTCAGTACCATCGCTGGCCGCTTTTATGGCAACCCGTCGGAACACATGAAAGTGACCGGTATTACCGGCACTAATGGTAAAACCACCTGCAGCCAGTTACTGGCACAGCTACTGGCGCTGTTGGGTGAGCCGACCGGTGTGCTTGGCACGCTTGGCTATGGCCTGTTTGATCAGAAAACCGTGAATTTGCTGGGGGAAAGGGCAGCGACTTTCGTCGACGTCGGTATGACCACGCCAGACGCCATAAAAGTACAAGAGGTGCTTGCGAATCTGCTGGACGAAAGCGCTACCCATTTCTGCATGGAAGTCTCTTCCCACAGCCTTGATCAGGGCCGAGTGGCGGATGTTGCATTCCACACCGCGATCTTTACCAACCTCAGTCGGGATCATCTGGACTACCACGGCGATATGGACAGTTACCTGCGCGCCAAAGCGCAGCTGTTCGCCACTGAAGGTTTGCAGTTGGCAATCATCAATGCTGACGACCCCTGCAGTGAGCATCTGGCCGACCAGTTTGACGACAGTATCTGTTGCTTGCGTTTCGGTATCGACAACCGCAAAGCCGATATTGTGGCCAGCGAAGTGGAGTTGACCGATAGCGGTGTCGAAGCGCGCCTGACCACCCCGTGGGGAACAGGGGTGCTAAGCAGTCGCCTCTTGGGTGAATTCAATGTCAGTAACCTGCTTGCGGTGGTGGCGGCAGCCTGTGGTCAGGGGCATGCCCTGCAAGAAGTTCTGGCGCTGATTCCCAAGCTATACCCTGTTGCAGGTCGCATGGAGGTTGTGAGTACTCACTATCGTCCAGTGGTTGTTGTTGATTATGCACACACCCCGGATGCACTGGAAAAAGCTCTGACTTCGCTACGCCCACTGTGTCGTGGCCAGTTGTGGTGTGTTTTTGGCTGTGGCGGTAATAGGGATGCCGGCAAGCGCCCACAAATGGGGGCGTTAGCTGCGCAATTGGCTGATCGCGTTGTGGTCACCAGTGATAATCCGCGCGGAGAGGGCCCGGAACAAATTATTACCGAAATTCGCGCCGGTATGCCGAGCAGTGAATTTATTCATTGCGAGGTAGATCGTCGCGCTGCCATCGAATACGCCATTGCCAACGCAGCAGCGGAAGACTGCGTACTGATCGCTGGCAAGGGCCATGAAACCTATCAGGAAGTAAACGGCGTGCGCCACGAATTTGATGATCGAAATGAAGCGCGGGCTGCGCTTGAACAATGTGGGCAAAGAGGGGGGCAGGCAAATGATTGATCAGCTGACTCTGTCCCGCGCGGCTATCGAATACGGCGGCACTCTGGTCTACCCGGATTGTGCGTTCGACCAAGTGTCTACCGATACTCGCCAAATCGGCGAAGGTCAATTGTTTGTGGCATTGCGTGGTGAGAACTTCGACGCCCATCAGTTTTTGGGTCAGGCTGCTCAATCCGCCTGCGGGTTGGTGGTGGAAAAAGCCGATACCAGTTTGTCGGTACCGCAATGGGTGGTGCCGGATACCACCGTTGCGCTCGGCCAGATTGCCCGCCTCAATCGCACTGCCTTTGACGGCCGTATGGTTGCAGTGACCGGCAGTGCAGGTAAAACAACGGTCAAAGAGATGCTGGCGGCGATTTTTGCCCACCAGGATGGTGCTGATGCGGTGCTTGCTACCCGTGGCAATCTCAATAATCACATCGGCGTACCGCTTACCTTGATGTCCCTGACTGAAAAACATCGCAGTGCAGTGATCGAAATGGGGGCGAGTGGCCCCAACGAAATTGGTTATCTGTGCAACATGGCGAGTCCCGATGTGGCACTGGTCAACAATGTGTTACCTGCTCATGTGGAAGGCTTTGGCAGCGTGGAAGGTATTGCTCGTGCCAAGGGTGAGATCTATCAACAGCTCAAGCGAAACGCTACTGCAGTACTGAATCTGGATGAAGTCTATGAAGAGTTGTGGCGCTCCTATATTGGCGAGCGTCGCTGCCTGACCTTCAGTGTTAGCCGTCGCGACGCCAATGTGCGTGCTGCAGAGGTTACCCAGGATGCTTTGGGTCGCTGTCATTTTCGCCTGGAAACACCAGTTGGTGCTACCGACATTCAACTATCGATTCCCGGTCGTCACAACGTGGCCAATGCGCTGGCCGCAGCTGCCGTTGCGATTGCTGCTGGAGCCGGTCTGGCGGAAGTGGCGAAAGGCTTGAAATCGGCCAAAACCGTTGCTGGCCGTATGGACATTAAAGAGCTGCCAACAGGCGATTACCTGATCGATGACAGTTACAACGCCAATCCGGGATCAGTGAAGGCTGCCATCGACAGTCTGGTAACAATGCCGGGCCGCACCATTCTGGTGCTGGGTGATATGGCGGAGTTGGGTGCGGATGAAGTGGAGATGCACGCTGAGGTCGGGCGTTACGCCGCGAATCATGGCGTTGCTCAGCTCTACACCGCTGGAAAATTAACTGCTTTCACCAGTGATGCGTTTGGTGAAGGTGTTCATTGCGAAAGCAAAAGGCAATTAATCGAGGCGCTGGCGCCCCAGTTGGGTTCGGGGGTGACGATTTTGGTAAAAGGATCGCGCAGTGCCGGTATGGATGATGTGGTTAAAGCCTTGGAGGCTGAAGCTTCCACTACAGGAGAATAAAAAATGTTTTATTGGCTGGCCGACTATTTAACTCAGTATTTCAGCGCCTTTGGGGTGGTGAAATATCTTACTTTTCGCGCAATTTTAGGTGTTTTGACTGCGCTGGGTATGTCGCTGTGGTTGGGACCGATCATGATTCGCCGTCTGAATCTGTTGCAGATCGGCCAGTCAGTGCGCACCGATGGACCGCAGAGTCACTTGAGTAAATCCGGTACCCCCACCATGGGCGGTGCACTGATTCTGATGGCGATTTTTGCCGCCACACTGCTCTGGTCCGACCTCAGCAACCGCTATGTGTGGGTGGTGCTGGGTGTCACTTTCATTTTTGGTGCTGTGGGTTGGGTCGACGATTACCGCAAGGTAGTGGAGAAAAATTCCCGCGGACTGCCGGCGCGCTGGAAATACTTCTGGCAATCGGTTGGCGGTCTGGGGGCTGCTATCTTCCTGTACAAAACTGCGTTAACTCCGGCCGAGACGTCGCTGTATGTACCGTTTTTCAAAGACGTAGTTATTCCGTTGGCTGGACTGGGCGGTATCGGCTATATCGCGCTTACCTACTTTGTAATTGTTGGCGGCAGTAATGCGGTTAACCTCACCGACGGTCTCGACGGCCTGGCCATTATGCCGACCGTACTGGTGGGTGGCGCATTGGGTTTGTTTGCCTACCTGACCGGCCACGTTGAGTTTGCCAACTACCTCCATATTCCCTACATCGCCGGTGCCGGTGAGTTGGTGGTTTTCTGTGCGGCACTGGGTGGTGCCGGCCTTGGATTCCTGTGGTTCAACACCTATCCGGCGCAAGTGTTTATGGGTGATGTCGGCGCGCTGGCGCTGGGTGCGGCACTTGGTGTGATAGCAGTGATTGTTCGCCACGAAATTGTATTTTTCATCATGGGTGGTGTGTTCGTGATGGAGACCCTGTCGGTGATTATTCAGGTTGCCTCCTTCAAATTGACCGGCAAGCGGGTATTTCGCATGGCGCCGATTCACCACCACTTTGAACTGAAAGGCTGGCCGGAGCCGCGAGTGATTGTGCGCTTCTGGATCATCACCGTGGTGTTGGTGCTGATTGGTCTGGCCACCCTGAAGTTGCGTTAACGGAAACAGAAACAACTTATGACAAACCGGACTCAACAAGTGGATCGAAAAGTGACGGCGGTGCTCGGCATCGGCGTTACCGGTCTGTCTGTGGCGCGTTTTTTAGCGGCGCGCGGTGAGTCATTTGTGATGATGGATACCCGTCAGGCTCCTGCAATGCTGGCCAGCTTCAAGTCGGAGTTTCCCCGGGTTCCGGTTTTTCTGGCTGAGTCCTGCTTTGAACAGCTTGGCCCGGTAAAAGAGCTGATTGTCAGTCCAGGCCTGGCGCCCACCGACAAGTTGCTGGTGGCAGCGAAAGAGCAGGGTATCAGGGTCGTTGGTGATATCGAATTGTTTGCTCGCTATGCCAAGGCCCCTGTGGTGGCGATTACCGGCTCTAACGGCAAGAGCACTGTTACCGAACTGCTCGGTGATATGGCACGTCGTGCCGGAGTCCATGTTGGTGTAGGCGGCAACCTCGGAGTGCCAGCGCTAGAGCTGCTGGATGATCGCTGCGAGCTTTATGTATTGGAGCTGTCCAGCTTCCAGCTGGAAATTGTTGACTCACTGCAACCGGCAGTAGCCTGCATTCTGAATGTGTCGGAAGACCATCTGGATCGCTATGCGTCCATGGCTGATTATCTGGCTGCCAAACAGCGCATTTTCACAGGTGCCAGACACATTGTGTTTAACCGCGATGACGCTGTGACCCAGTCGCCGTTGGCTAATGTGGAGACCAGCAGCTTTGGTGTGGATAACGCAGCGGGTGATTTTTCGGTGGCTGAGATCAGTGGCGATCTCTGGCTGTGTGGTCCTGAAGGCGGGCTGCTGGCCGTGAGTGATCTGCGCATCAAAGGCCGTCACAACTGGGCTAATGCCCTGGCTGCGCTGGCGATGGGTGCTGTAGTTGGTCTGCCGGAAAACGCGATGCTCGATTCACTTCGGGAGTTTCCCGGTTTAGCGCACCGCTGCCAGACCGTACGCGAATTTAAAGGTGTTACTTACATCAACGATTCCAAAGCCACCAATGTCGGTGCCACCTTGGCGGCACTGGATGGGTTGGTAGTGGAAGGGCATAAAAATATTGTCTGGATCGCCGGCGGTGACGGAAAAGGCGCTGACTTTGCCGAGCTGAAACCGGCAGTTGCGAAAAGTGTGAAAGAGACCCTGCTGATCGGCAAAGACGGTCCTCAGATTGCCCAACTGGTAGCGGGCGTTTGTGGTGTTGAGACTGTCGATACTATTGCGAAAGCGGTCAACCGCGCACAGCAGATTGCCATGCCGGGTGACCTGGTATTGCTGTCGCCAGCCTGCTCCAGTCTCGATATGTTTCGCAACTTTGAAGAGCGCGGTGATACCTTTGTTGCGGCAGTGGGGGCATTGTCATGATGCGCCTGTCAATGCCTACTGTGAATTTCAGTCAACTCGACAGCAAACTGCTTTTGGCAGTAGCTGCGCTATTAAGCATTGGCGTAATCATTATCTACTCGGCGTCAATCAGTTATGCCGCAGCCAACTACGGCGACAATTTGTTTTTCCTGAAGCGCCATCTGATGTATCTGGCGATGGGGTTTGCAGCGGCAGCGGTGGTGCTCTGTGTTCCTGTGCAGTTCTGGTATCGCAATGGTTTATTGCTGCTGGGTGCGGCTTTCTTCCTGCTGCTGGTGGTGCTTATTCCCGGAGTTGGTCGCCGGGTAAACGGCAGTCAGCGCTGGCTGGCGTTTGGCCCTCTGACCTTGCAGGTCTCGGAGCTGGTGAAAGTGGCGGTGGTGTTATTTATGGCCGGTTACTTGCACCGCCATCAAGTGGCACTGAGGGAAAACTGGAAAGAGATTATCAAGCCGCTGGCCATTTTGGGGGCCTTGGTTGGGCTGCTGTTGGCGGAGCCGGATCTGGGTTCATCGGTGGTGCTGGCAGCTACGGTGCTGGCAATGCTGTTCTTTGCTGGTGTGAAGTTGTGGCAGGTGGCTGCGCTGATGGGTTTGGCCGGTGGACTACTGGGGCTGGCGGCGCTTCTGTCTCCTTATCGTTTGCAGCGTCTTGTGACTTATCTTGATCCTTGGGCCGACCAGTTTGGAAGCGGCTACCAACTTACCCAGTCACTGATCGCTTTTGGTCGTGGTGAGTGGTTTGGTCTGGGTCTTGGTAACAGTATTCAAAAGTTGTTTTACCTGCCCGAAGCGCACACCGACTTTGTGTTTGCCATCTTCGCAGAAGAGTTTGGTCTGCTGGGTGTGGCGGTGGTGATCGGACTGTTTGCCCTGCTGATGTGGCGCGTCTTTGCCATCGTGCGTCTGGCGGTGCAGCAGTTCAACTGGTTTGCCACTTACTCGGTGTTTGGTCTCGGTGTGCTGATGGCGGGGCAGGCATTTATCAATATCGGTGTGGCGTCAGGATTACTGCCTACCAAGGGATTGACTCTTCCGTTTATCAGTTACGGCGGAAGTAGCTTGCTGGTGAGCTGCGTGATGGTGGCGCTGATTTTACGATTTGGAATGGAGTTGCAGCAGCCGGACGCCAAGCCGGTATTGCGTCGCAGCAACAAGGTTAGAGGAACAGTAGAAGTATGAGCGCGAAGCAGAAACGCATCATGGTAATGGCTGGTGGAACCGGGGGGCACGTTTTCCCGGCGCTGGCTGTTGCCCGTGAATTGCGCTCCCGCGGAGTCGAAATCGAGTGGTTTGGCACTCAGCGCGGTATCGAATCGCAACTGGTGCCAGCTAACGATATACCGCTGCACTTTATTGAGGTGGCCGGAGTGCGGGGTAAAGGTGTGATGACCCTGCTGAAAGCACCGTTCCTGCTGCTAAAAGCGGTATCCCAGGCCAAGGCGCTGCTTAAAGAACGCCAGCCCGATGCGGTTTTGGGAATGGGTGGCTTTGCTTCTGGCCCCGGGGGGTTGGCTGCAAAAATGTTGGGCATTCCAGTGGTGATCCACGAACAGAATGCGGTAGCGGGAACCACCAACCGCTATCTGTCCAAACTGGCCAAGCGAGTGATGGAAGCGTTTCCGGGGTCGTTGCCAAAAGGCGAACTGTGCGGTAATCCGGTACGTGATGAGATCAGTCAATTGCCGGAGCCTGCACAGAGATTGCAGCGCAATGGCGACCGTCCGCACCTGCTGGTGCTGGGTGGCAGCCTTGGTGCCCAGGCCATTAACGACACTCTGCCGGAGGCGATCAAACGCCTCCCGGCCAATGAGCGTCCGCTGATCTGGCATCAGGCCGGGCGTGATCGTGCGGTACCGACCTCGGAAAAATACAGTGACGCTGGTGTGGATGCCCAGGTGGTGCCTTTTATCGACGATATGGCGGAAGCCTACGGCTGGGCAGATCTGGTGGTTTGTCGGTCAGGTGCCTTGACCGTGTCTGAGTTGGCGGCAGCAGGTGTTGGCTCTGTGCTGATTCCTTATCCCCACGCCATCGATGATCACCAGACCAAGAATGGTCAGTGGCTGGTGAATAAAGGCGCTGCTCGCATGATGCAGCAGGCGGAAATGAGCCCGGAAAAACTGGCGGTAATGCTTCAGCAGTTGCTGGCAGACCGTGAACAATTGTTGGTGATGGCCAGCAATGCAAGGCAGTTGGCACAACCCCAAGCGACCGAAATGGTGGCCAATGCCTGTCAGGAGGTTATGCAGTGAGTAATAAAGTAGGTGTTTTTGAAGTTCCCGAGATGCGCCGTATAAAGCGTATCCATTTTATTGGTATAGGCGGTGTCGGTATGTGTGGCATTGCCGAGGTATTGTTGAATCAGGGTTACCAGATTTCAGGTTCTGACATTAACGATGGCCCGGTAACCAAGCGGCTGCGTGATATGGGGGCGACCATCTTTATCGGTCACGCCGAGTCCAATGTCGATGGGGCTGATGTGGTGGTCAACTCCACGGCGGTGAGTGACAGCAACCCGGAGATGGTGCGTGCTCGCGAAAATCGCACCCCGATTGTACGTCGCGCCGAAATGCTGGCAGAGCTGATGCGCTATCGCCATGGTATTGCGGTGGCCGGTACTCATGGCAAAACCACGACCACCAGTTTGATTGCCTCGATTTTTGGCGAAGCTGGCAAGGACCCAACCTTTGTGATCGGTGGTCGCTTGACCAGTGCGGGTACCAATGCCCGACTTGGTGAAAGTCGTTACCTGGTTGCAGAAGCGGACGAGAGTGATGCGTCGTTCTTACACCTTCAGCCTATGGTTTCAGTGGTAACCAATATCGACATCGACCATATGGAAACCTACGGGTTTGATGAAGGCAAACTCAAGAAAACCTTTATCGAATTTCTTCACAACCTGCCTTTCTATGGGCTGGCAGTACTCTGCATTGATGATGAGCGGGTCCGTGAAATTCTGCCCAGCGTATCGCGGCCGATTATCACTTATGGCTTTAGCGAGAATGCCGATTACCGCATCACTGATATGAGCACCAGTCGCAATCGCAGCACTTTCAAACTGCATCGTCCGGAAGGCAAGGCGACGCTGCAGATCGAGCTCAATATTCCCGGCTCACACAATGTTCAAAACGCTGCCGCTGCGATAGCCGTGGCCACCGATGAAGGCTTGAGTGATGAAGCGATTTGCGAAGGTTTGAGCAAATTTGGCGGTGTGGGTCGCCGCTTTGAAATCTACGGCGAGTACCCGGTCTCCTCAGGTGCAGATCGTGGTGGTGAAGCAATGCTGGTGGATGACTACGGTCACCACCCCCGCGAAGTGGCGGCCACCATCAAGGCTGTTCGAGACGGCTGGCCGGAAAGGCGTCTGGTGATGGTGTTCCAGCCACACCGTTATACCCGTACCCGCGACCTTTATGAGGATTTTGTACAAATCCTGTCGAGCTGCGATGCACTGGTTCTGACTGAAGTGTACTCCGCAGGTGAAGAGCCGATTCCCGGTGCCGACAGTCGTCACCTCTGCCGCAGTATTCGCCAGCGCGGTCTGGTAGACCCGATCTACGCCGAGAATATCGATGTAGTGCCGGACATTATTCGAGACATCGTCCAGGACGGAGATATCGTGATCACTCAGGGAGCCGGTAGTGTCGGCAAGTTGGTGAAGCTGCTGGCAGAGAGGAAGCTGCAATGAGTGTTGAGTCGCACGTCGCACGTCTGACGTCGCACGCTAACAGCAGCGGTCTTGATGCCCTGATGCAATTGGAAGGTGCTGGTTTGTGCGGCGCTTCGACGTCGACTGTATTACCGCATTATATGCGGACTACATACAAAAGCGTGCGACGTGCGACGTCAGACGTGCGACCGCAACAAAAAAATACAGTCGTAAAGGTGTGGCAATGAGCATGATCAAAGATCAACTCGGACGAGTCGGCGTTATATACGGTGGAAGCTCCGCCGAGAGTGCCATCTCGCTCAAGTCCGGCAAGGCGGTTCACGCCGCATTGCTGCGCGCCGGTGTCGATGCTGTTGCTGTGGAAGTGGGAGATAGACCACTGCAAACCATTGCTGACGTCGAAATGGATCGCGCAGTTCTGATGCTGCATGGCACTCCCGGTGAAGACGGCACTATTCAAGGCGCATTGGAGTTGATGGGGATTCCCTACACCG is a window from the Porticoccaceae bacterium LTM1 genome containing:
- the ftsL gene encoding cell division protein FtsL; this encodes MTAKSMNWMTTALWVGVIASALAVVRASHDCRALFAELGQLEKRSDQLQVEWGQLLLEQATLASFGSVEQAARDSLNMRAPASDDIVVVRQ
- a CDS encoding penicillin-binding transpeptidase domain-containing protein, encoding MSRSAQSRTETPKLTIARWRFALVVLALLVMPIMLIWHIAGLQVLPDNDRGFEFLQSQGDARTVRTEEIVANRGLITDRNGSPLAVSTPVATLWANPQVLTREPADLARLADKLGLSLAELQRRLDRYQSKEFMYLSRQVSPAEADDVLALKLDGVHVRREYKRYYPAGEVVAQIVGVTNLDDMGQEGIELAFDSHLAGNPGAKRVLKDRKGHVIKELGLVRREEPGQDVALSIDLRLQYIAYRELKAAVNRFGAKAGSVVILDVGSGEVLAMANQPSFNPNAREDRNPSAMRNRAVTDRVEPGSTMKPLTMVAALESGKFKPSTQIDTGMGYVRVGYKDIKDPRGYGVLDLAGVLAKSSQVGTSKIALELDPFHVRDVFARTGLGQATGLEFPGEVDGYLPAPMRWDDVTRTTLAFGYGLNASPLQIAKSYLVLAADGFSKPVTLLKTGKQVTGEQVIEPEIAHQILEMMQQVVEPGGTGTKAALPAYQVAGKTGTSRKVAQTGGYDDTRHVALFAGAVPADNPRLVCVVMIDEPTVGEKHGGGKEAAPVFASVMDEALRLLQVPPNVPSDERVVALKKVPRQGGST
- a CDS encoding UDP-N-acetylmuramoyl-L-alanyl-D-glutamate--2,6-diaminopimelate ligase, encoding MMALQHTDKNKHATLTELLVGVELLSGQESLQVTSLTADSRQVVPGSLFLACPGLTVDGRQFMKAAAGQGAVAIAAEAEGLDAFEAPAGVAVIPVQGLSTRLSTIAGRFYGNPSEHMKVTGITGTNGKTTCSQLLAQLLALLGEPTGVLGTLGYGLFDQKTVNLLGERAATFVDVGMTTPDAIKVQEVLANLLDESATHFCMEVSSHSLDQGRVADVAFHTAIFTNLSRDHLDYHGDMDSYLRAKAQLFATEGLQLAIINADDPCSEHLADQFDDSICCLRFGIDNRKADIVASEVELTDSGVEARLTTPWGTGVLSSRLLGEFNVSNLLAVVAAACGQGHALQEVLALIPKLYPVAGRMEVVSTHYRPVVVVDYAHTPDALEKALTSLRPLCRGQLWCVFGCGGNRDAGKRPQMGALAAQLADRVVVTSDNPRGEGPEQIITEIRAGMPSSEFIHCEVDRRAAIEYAIANAAAEDCVLIAGKGHETYQEVNGVRHEFDDRNEARAALEQCGQRGGQAND
- the murF gene encoding UDP-N-acetylmuramoyl-tripeptide--D-alanyl-D-alanine ligase encodes the protein MIDQLTLSRAAIEYGGTLVYPDCAFDQVSTDTRQIGEGQLFVALRGENFDAHQFLGQAAQSACGLVVEKADTSLSVPQWVVPDTTVALGQIARLNRTAFDGRMVAVTGSAGKTTVKEMLAAIFAHQDGADAVLATRGNLNNHIGVPLTLMSLTEKHRSAVIEMGASGPNEIGYLCNMASPDVALVNNVLPAHVEGFGSVEGIARAKGEIYQQLKRNATAVLNLDEVYEELWRSYIGERRCLTFSVSRRDANVRAAEVTQDALGRCHFRLETPVGATDIQLSIPGRHNVANALAAAAVAIAAGAGLAEVAKGLKSAKTVAGRMDIKELPTGDYLIDDSYNANPGSVKAAIDSLVTMPGRTILVLGDMAELGADEVEMHAEVGRYAANHGVAQLYTAGKLTAFTSDAFGEGVHCESKRQLIEALAPQLGSGVTILVKGSRSAGMDDVVKALEAEASTTGE
- the mraY gene encoding phospho-N-acetylmuramoyl-pentapeptide-transferase; translation: MFYWLADYLTQYFSAFGVVKYLTFRAILGVLTALGMSLWLGPIMIRRLNLLQIGQSVRTDGPQSHLSKSGTPTMGGALILMAIFAATLLWSDLSNRYVWVVLGVTFIFGAVGWVDDYRKVVEKNSRGLPARWKYFWQSVGGLGAAIFLYKTALTPAETSLYVPFFKDVVIPLAGLGGIGYIALTYFVIVGGSNAVNLTDGLDGLAIMPTVLVGGALGLFAYLTGHVEFANYLHIPYIAGAGELVVFCAALGGAGLGFLWFNTYPAQVFMGDVGALALGAALGVIAVIVRHEIVFFIMGGVFVMETLSVIIQVASFKLTGKRVFRMAPIHHHFELKGWPEPRVIVRFWIITVVLVLIGLATLKLR
- the murD gene encoding UDP-N-acetylmuramoyl-L-alanine--D-glutamate ligase: MTNRTQQVDRKVTAVLGIGVTGLSVARFLAARGESFVMMDTRQAPAMLASFKSEFPRVPVFLAESCFEQLGPVKELIVSPGLAPTDKLLVAAKEQGIRVVGDIELFARYAKAPVVAITGSNGKSTVTELLGDMARRAGVHVGVGGNLGVPALELLDDRCELYVLELSSFQLEIVDSLQPAVACILNVSEDHLDRYASMADYLAAKQRIFTGARHIVFNRDDAVTQSPLANVETSSFGVDNAAGDFSVAEISGDLWLCGPEGGLLAVSDLRIKGRHNWANALAALAMGAVVGLPENAMLDSLREFPGLAHRCQTVREFKGVTYINDSKATNVGATLAALDGLVVEGHKNIVWIAGGDGKGADFAELKPAVAKSVKETLLIGKDGPQIAQLVAGVCGVETVDTIAKAVNRAQQIAMPGDLVLLSPACSSLDMFRNFEERGDTFVAAVGALS
- the ftsW gene encoding putative lipid II flippase FtsW, with the translated sequence MMRLSMPTVNFSQLDSKLLLAVAALLSIGVIIIYSASISYAAANYGDNLFFLKRHLMYLAMGFAAAAVVLCVPVQFWYRNGLLLLGAAFFLLLVVLIPGVGRRVNGSQRWLAFGPLTLQVSELVKVAVVLFMAGYLHRHQVALRENWKEIIKPLAILGALVGLLLAEPDLGSSVVLAATVLAMLFFAGVKLWQVAALMGLAGGLLGLAALLSPYRLQRLVTYLDPWADQFGSGYQLTQSLIAFGRGEWFGLGLGNSIQKLFYLPEAHTDFVFAIFAEEFGLLGVAVVIGLFALLMWRVFAIVRLAVQQFNWFATYSVFGLGVLMAGQAFINIGVASGLLPTKGLTLPFISYGGSSLLVSCVMVALILRFGMELQQPDAKPVLRRSNKVRGTVEV
- the murG gene encoding undecaprenyldiphospho-muramoylpentapeptide beta-N-acetylglucosaminyltransferase; amino-acid sequence: MSAKQKRIMVMAGGTGGHVFPALAVARELRSRGVEIEWFGTQRGIESQLVPANDIPLHFIEVAGVRGKGVMTLLKAPFLLLKAVSQAKALLKERQPDAVLGMGGFASGPGGLAAKMLGIPVVIHEQNAVAGTTNRYLSKLAKRVMEAFPGSLPKGELCGNPVRDEISQLPEPAQRLQRNGDRPHLLVLGGSLGAQAINDTLPEAIKRLPANERPLIWHQAGRDRAVPTSEKYSDAGVDAQVVPFIDDMAEAYGWADLVVCRSGALTVSELAAAGVGSVLIPYPHAIDDHQTKNGQWLVNKGAARMMQQAEMSPEKLAVMLQQLLADREQLLVMASNARQLAQPQATEMVANACQEVMQ